The Elaeis guineensis isolate ETL-2024a chromosome 3, EG11, whole genome shotgun sequence region aattgaatcaagaatcaaattttaattgatttaaattaaataaaattatatttgacttaatttaaagctaattaaattttataattcaagtaagacttggattcaaagcctaattaaattagatttgataatattttgaattagattcgaatcaaatttgaattggattcgaattgaatcatggatcaaatcttaattgacttaaatcagatttaatttaattaagtttgatttaatttaagctaattagattttataatccaagtaagacttagattcaaagcctaattgaattagatttgacaggatttcgaatcggattcaaattggatttaaattgaattatggatcaaatcttaattgatttaaattagatttaatttaagtaaatttgacttaatttatggctaattagattttataagtcaagtaggatttggattcaaagcctaattgaattaagtttgataggatttcaaattagattcgaatcgaatttgaattggatttgaatcgaatctaaattaaaaattatttttttaaattaatttaaattagattaaatttaattagacttaatttaatttaaaaataattaggttttacaatctaattaggatttagattcaaaatctaattgaattagatttgatagaatttcgaattggattcgaattgggttcgaattggattcgaatcgaaaataattttttttaattgatttaaattagattaaatttaattagacttgatttaatttgaagataattatattttacaatctaatttggatttggattcaaagtctaattgaattaggattgatgaattaggattgacaggatttcgaattagattcgaatccgattcgaattagattcgattgaacctaaattgaaaattattttttttaattgatttaaattagatttaatttaatcaattttgccttaatttgaagctaattgagttttataatccaaataggacttggattcaaagtctaattaaattagatttgacaggatttcgaattgaattcgaatcggatttgaattaggttcaaattaaatccaaatcaTTTTCTAGATTATTCACAATAGAAACATAtcccatcactaattccatcactaataatatttttaaaaaaattattttttcaaattattattcaatttttttaaaagaaaatataagCGACAGCaagattttcatcactaataatctcaaTTCGCCaccactaataattattttatatttaaatactataaaaaatttgaaaaatttaaaaacttttagtgatgacttttccatcattaatatttaaaatgccATTACTAATAGTATTAACGATGGTAAGATTTTTGGTTGGTTTTGTGGTAGCTAAAAGgtattattagcgatagaatttttttcatcactaatcctATCGCTAATATTCAATATTCTTATAGTGACGACTTTGGGGTATGTTAGTtggaatttttcaaaataaaaaatgtgAGATCCCCTGTTAATTTTATCAATGATGTAAAAAAGATGGGGCAATGATCTGAAGCAAATCGAGCCAAATAAGTTACAGTAGATTCCAGATAAACATTAAGCCAAGAGTGAGAGGCAAAAGCTTGATCAATCTTCTCCCAAACCCTAGCAGCACCCAAACAATTATTACATCAGGTGTAAGAAAGATCACAAAATCCAAGGTCAATAAGGTTAGTGGATCGAAGAAAAGTATGAAACTCTCTAACATCCCgattaacaataaaagcttttccTCCTTTTTTATCAGAAGCATTAAGAATATAGTTAAAATCACCCACTAGAAGTAAAGGAACTTGAAGCATTAACACATCTTGGATCTGAGACCAAATGATCCATCTTTGGAAGATATTAATGCTAGCATAAACCGCACCTAAAATCTATGAAGGACCCTGGTTTAAAGAAAGAACTCCAAAAGCAACTTGCCTATCCAGATTGTAAAAATCTATACTTCCCAAAACTTTTTTCCAAACAATGATAGTACCTCCAGATAGCCCAACCACAGGAATCATAAAGATATTTCATGCTTGATCAAAAAACTTGCGAATCCAATTAACAGAAGAGTCATCTAAATGGGTTTCCAAAAAACACATCACATCTACATTATGTTGTCCTAAAGGAGTTTTGACATAATTAGCAAAAGAGGGCATAGCCGCACCCCTACAATTCCAAACAATCAACTTCATTGTGTATGTATGCATTGCTAATCTTACACACCAAGATCAGCCTCACATTTTGCCTTCAGATTTGCAATATCTCTTATAACTACAGGAACGTTAACAAGAGAAGTAGAGACATTGTTAGCATGAAGGGTTGATTAAAGGTCATGACATACTTCCTCGTGGGAAGACAAATTCTGTTGTTGACCAGGTGGAGACAGCCTATTGTCCGTTTTATGTACTTCCACCTGATCTTCCTCCACTATCTTCGATCCTTAGGTAGTTTAGAATTCGTATCAACAATTGGTTTCCATACCTTGACGATAGTTGATCTATTTTTATGTATCATCATAGTAGAGATCCCCTTTAAAGTTGCATCACCTACATTTGAATTGTTCACTGAGATTTTTGCATGCAGTggagatgaagatgatgatcgagTATGTTGCTTATTTggggattttttttgtttttccatTGAACTTTCTGCTTTATTTGGAGAAGCACTAAAAACCATGCTGTCCATACTATCTATATTCGCCATTGTTTGCTCTTCACCGCTGCTTAATTTCTTCCAATATCGGGGAAAACTTGGATGTTGTTTTAACTTCTAGTGGTGAAGTACCTACCTTCGGCATATGGCCACTCCTTACAGGCTTCTTAGGTTGAAGCCATTCAAGGGGGGGTCTTTCATCAACAGGAGCAGAATTAGAAATGTCTCTTTTGGCTTAAAATTGAGGTGTTGGGGTAAGTGGTACCCACGCTATTCTAATCCAAGATCCATATATGCCATCTTCATTTTTATCTATGGATGAACTGTCGCTGGCATCAGAGTTACCCCAATATGCCCACAATTATAATAGATATTCGATAGCTCTTCATAAGAGAACTGTTGCCACATAACATCATCATGGATCATGATTCTAACTCTAGGGCAAATAGGTCGCAAAGCATCTAACAAAACACAGACCCATGCATACCCCAGTCTAGAGGAATTTAAAGTCCATTCACTAAGAAACATTGGAACCCCAACTTGGGAagcaatttttagaattttgcatTCTTCCCATAGCTCAAGAGGTAGATCTGGGAGATGGAACCACACTCTAAGCTGATTAATAGTGTCCCTCCCAGATCTAAATTTTGGTCCCCATGGCTCCAAGGCAAGCAATTGCCTGGCCAGGGACCAAGGGCCTTTAGCCAAGATCTGATTTTTAGCCTCCTTCGAAGGGCACTGGAACAGCATCAGGCCCTTAGACATAGCAGATATGTGAAATTCACCTTGTAAATTCCAACATATCCACATTTCTTTTTCCACATAGTCAATAGGAAAACCCCTACCAAAAAACTTACCTATCAGAGCCGCATTCAGCCTTTGAGAAGCCGATTTGATTTCATCTTTCGAGAACAAAATTATCTTGGAGAGCCTCTGCTCCAGTTGTTCAATCTGAGCCTCCATGGTCAGTGTCATCTCCCAGCAAAATTTTCTCTATCCCTGAACCACCTGAGATCATTTTTGGTTAGGATCAACCGAGGGATTTGTTGCCTGCAATGTAGTGTCGGGCCTTCTGCGTGCTGGCGTAGAAGCAGCTCACGGATGTGAAGATGCTGCTCCCAGAAGAGAAGCACCTTCTCCAAAAATAGAAGAAGCCTCTTGCAAAGGCACCGCCCTATCTCGGCAGACTCCTCTCTGAATATTTGCAGCCATGTTAGGACTAATTTCCACCTTTTCTTTCCCCTTCTGAGCACTTTTTACCATTGCTAAGACAAAATCTCCATCAATCGTCTGGTTGTCTAAGCTCCGATGGACATTAAGCAACTCTCCTTCGTCAAAAGGAGAGCCTTCCTTTGCATCCATAGTCACGGATGGGATCGATCCGGATGGATCGTGATCCATAGATGAGCAAAGCCCACCGATCAAGGATGATTAGCAAAACCTAACCCTAAAACAAAGTAGAAACAAAAAGGGCTAATCAATCACTGGAGTTTCTCTCTCTTAGGGCTAAACAGTCTTTCGCCTTCTGGTGGAAAGAAACTTGTTGGAAGATTGGTTATAAGCTCGTTAAGTTTACTAGTTTTCTATATtcaaataaataatcaaaaaattggaTATATTCAAGAAAAACAAGTTTTTTTTTTGCCACGTCACTTGTGGCCtgtaaggaaaaaaaattatctacaaAATCACCATATAACCTGTATATAATTTGTTAAAAGGATAGTTTTTTGGCTCACCTCTTTACCAAAATTTATTAATGAAGCACCATGTGCGCAGACGGTCCAAACTTGTCATGACTTTTCTTCAAAAGTTACAACTCGAGTTCTCACCAACTCCTATAATGCTTTTTAAGAAAAGTCACGATGCGAGTTCTCACCAAATCCTATAATGCCTTCTTAAAGAAGATGACGATTAATACAACCAGGATAGACTGGCAGGGCCTGATGTGAACATGGGGAGAGGAGAACTCGCGCCACTTGAGAGGACATGATCTCACAAATATTATTGCATGAACTGCATATATGATCACACTGAGACATGCCACCAATCATCATCATTGAGGCGAGCAtctcctaatatttttttttggcagAAGAGAGGAGCTAAGCTGAAATTAAAAGCATGAAAATGGTTCACAGATACACCAACCAGCCCACCTATAGATGATTGAACAGCCTTCAGACCTAATACACACAACAAAATAGCTGTGCCTAAAGCACAAGCCAGCGCACCAAGAAGATGAGCTAGTAGCAAGGATTACACAGATGTATAAAAACCCAATAGCCAAAGAAATTGCATGATCAATGTCTTTGAACTTCTGCTGCATCCTCTGACTAAGCCGTTCAAATTGAGAGCAAACTACCAGCACATCCCAAACTGTTGAGTACTGGTGCGGTGATAGCAAAGGAAGTGAAATGAGTATACAGACTTCAGGCTCCCGACCCCAGCTTAGCTGCTTGCCTCCTGATTTCCTATAAATAGAAGAAACATTTGTGACagcataaataaaataatcataGAGCACCAACCAAGTAAGTGATGATGCGCCAACTTGAAGATATTTGTAATGTCTCTGTAGAGTGCGAGAAGTCGGTAGTCCAAAGCCTTTAAAATATTGCAGCATTTGTAGATTGGGATATTGAATTTGCATGATGATGATTGAAGAAAGCTTATGGCAACAGCAAGATTCCAGCATCCAATACAGCACCAGTAGATGGGTGTGACGTTCATTaattcagaattaattgaatacCCAGCATACTGAAGAGAATAGAAAGACCATGGTAAATAGTTATGAAGTTTAGGGCAAGCATCAGAAGACCAAGGTAAATAGTTCCTTAGCAGATTGTTATCGTGCAGTAGTGTACATTGAAGGAAAAGCCCTGAAACAAGAGCGACATGAATAAAATCCAAAATCTTCAAATATAGTGGAGTGATGGAAGAGATTTGAAAAGCCACAGCTTTGTCCATGATATGCTGGAACCCAGAGCAACACAATAAGATTAAGAAATGCATATCTTTGGGGTAAGAAAGTAAAAATAAAGAGACATAAATTTCAAGACTTCTTTGCGGGAAATACAGATTCATCCTCTTGAGAGTTGCACTGAAAACAGAGTGTCTTAGCTTCATCTTTGATACCTTATAAAGGAAATTGTCCTTCTATCAGCCTGTATAATACCTGCAAATTGAGGATTGAAAAAGATATAATAAATATCCATGACATCACCTTTTAGGGCACAATTAGCTAGAAAATTAGCAGCTTTGTTTCTTTCACGGTAAGTATAAGAAATGGATATAGTTCTACTTTTCTTTCACTATTTAATGTTATCCAGGACAGGATATTGGATCCTTATACCCTGGTCTGATTTGAATAACCAGGTAATAACAGTAATGGAATCACCCTCCAATCAATTGTTTTGAGCATTGAGATCATTTATGGCAGAACGAAGGCTACACCAAGCAGCCACAAGTTCAACAAAGGGTATTGAAGAAGGTTACAAAAGTTTACCCCCAACTCTTAGTAGAACCCCATTATAGTCTCgaataatgaagctaatggtggCCTTTGTACCAAAGACTGAAGCATCGAAGTTCACCTTCAAGACACCTAAGGGAGGGGGCAGCCAAGACACAATGGCATCATTTACATGATTGGAAGGGATAGAAGATTGACTATCTGAGGGTGAGTGGAAGATGCATTGACATAGTATTTACTGTATCAATGATGTGAAAGGGAGAAATAACATAATCTCGAAAGATCCTATTATTTCTAGCTTTCTACAAAAGCCATGGAAGATGGGCAATCATCATTTTCAAAGAGTTTTCCAtcttttaaataaaaattcaatCAGTGCTGATAATGAGTCCGACTGGTATCCCAATCTACTTTTACTACTAAGTAATCTTCAGCTAGCCACTACAAATGGACAAGATACAACAACATGACCGCAGTTTTCTTCTAATTGACAAAGGTCACAAGTAACTCCGAAAGGAGGAATGATATTTTTCTTggctaaataacttttagtagGAAGTTTTCTCCAAAGAAGCTTCCACCAAAAAGTTTTCACTCTTGGAGGGTTAGGCAGCTTCCAAATCCAGGTAAAGTTAATGTGAGTATCAAAATCAGAAGCATGAGAAACTAAGGGGAGGGAGTCTTTCATAGTAGGAGCAGAAGAATTACTTTGGACCCATGTCAGCTGATCAGATCATGATTCTTGCACTATAGGAATGCGTTTAACATGGTTCATCATCTCAATCGAGAAAAGATTGCTTAAAAGATTTTCATTCCAGATTTGATCTGGGTTGATGAGCTCAGAGACACTTTGAAACTCTTCAATATGATCCATATTAAGAAATGTAGGCCATGCTGTAAGAAGAATATTAGAGAGCCAAGGATCTACTATTACACGAATAGATTAACCAGATGCAACTTGCCATTGAAATGCATATTGAATTTTATTCTCCATCCCACTTATTTTGTTCCAAATTGTAGAACAATGTCGTGGCTTTTTATAATTAAGCCAAGGACTATTGAAATGATATTTAGCAGCCACTACTCTGGCCCAAAGAGAATTAGGATGAAGGACAACATGGACAGTTAATTAACTTATAAAGGAATGCTTGCTTTTTAACACCAAGAGATATCAGTCCAAGGCCTCCATGATTTTTAGGCAGACAAACTGTGCTCCAAGCCGTCAAATGAACTCCTTTTCTATCTAAGGGATGGCCCCAAAGAAAGGCATGAAATTCTTTCTCCAAACCATCAAGTATAGAGATAAGAATGTGTATGGAAGACATACAATAGATAGGTAATGAAGAGAGAACAAATCGAAAGAGAGCAAGTCTTCTAGCAAAAGATAACGCCTTCCATTTCCAACTCTCTACTTTTCCTCGCACCTTATCCAATAGAGAATTGAATACAAAAGGGCGAAGGATAGAGCCAATGATAGGAACTCCAGAGTAATGCCAAATATTTTCTTTGAGAGTAATCTGAAAGAGGCTCAAAATTTGTTTGTTAATGCTTTGAGAAGTGGAGGGGCTGAATCTGATATGGGATTAGAGAAGTTAATCGATTAACCTGATAACATAGAATAAGAATCTATGATGGTACGTAGGGCAACAGCATCTTTGATGGTAGCTCTAGAAACCATAATGAAATGATCAACAAAAAATATGGGTGATATCGAAGAGCCTCCTCGGATCCTATAGGCTTTTAGCATATTGCAGTAGTCTTGAGAGAACCTCAAAGAAggataaataaaaaagaaaaaagaggacacCCCTAACAAAGGATTCTTGATGAGAAAAACTAGATAATAGGAGAGCCGTTAACAAGAATAGCAAAGCTGGATGCAGTCACACAAGCTTGGATCCATTGAATGAAGTTAGTATGAAACCCAAACTGCTTTATTATTTGAACCATGAAAGGCCAAtgcaacttatcaaaagctttctCCATATCAACTTTCAGCATCATCAAGCTTTTTGATGGAGGGGCCCCATCAAGAGAGTGCATAATTTTCTGAGCAAGAAGAATATTATTTGAGATATGCCTCCTATAGACAAAAGCCCCTTGCTCAGAAGCAATAAGGCAAGGAAGAATCGACTTCATATGGTTTGTTAGAATTTTTGCAATGATTTTGTAAACTgtgttacaaagactgatgggcCTATAATCATTAATAGTAGTGGGATGAGGGACCTTGAGAACTAAAGTGATATAAGTTTGTTTCCAAGAATCCGACAACCAAGAGTATCGAAAGAAATATTTGACAGCTTGAATGACCTCCCTTTTGATCAAAATCCAAAAGTGCTAGAAGAAGAAAGCTGGGAAGCCATCCAGTCTAGAGGCTTTATCCGGATGCAAACTTCGAATAGTCTTCTTAATTTCTTTTGCTGTCACCTGTCTACAAAGCTGCTTGTTTTGTTCTTGTGAGACCATCATGGGAAGAATAGTGAGATCCATAGATTCAAGATTAGGATCAACCCTACATCTATTTTGAAAATGCTGAAGGAATAGGGATGGAACATCTACATCATTCTCCCCATTGCCATTGTCAAGAGAATGGATTTTATTGTATCTCCTTCATAACAAAGTTGATCTATGAAAAAATTTTGTGTTAGAGTCTCCTTCCTTGATTCACAAAGTCTGAGCCCTTTGTCTCCAAAAAATCTCTTGAATACATAAATTTTTATGGTAAGCTCTGAGCATAGCAAGAAGTTTTATATGATCCGGCATAGTAAGGCCATCAGCTTGGGATTCAATGATTTGCAAATTATAAATCTGATCCTGTAGAGATAGACCCTGCTTGAATATATTCCCCACTCTATGCTTCTAGGCTTTAAGAGCATTTTTGGTATTGTGAAGTAGTCTTGAAATTTTGACAGGAGGGGAATGATTACCATAGCAAGACTATGCATGAGAAATAGTATCCATGAGACAACCTTGTAgagccaaaatttttcaaatcgaAAAGAAATCGGGCCCCTTCGAGAATCATTAGTAGATGAGAGGAGAAGGAGATAGTGATCCGAAGCAAATCGAGCAAGATGGACAACaatagattttgaaaaaagatCAAACCAAAGGTCAGAGACAAAAGCTCTATCAATATGCTCCCAACTCTAGCCATATCTAGTCTATTATTACACTAGGTATAGCGAGGTCCTTGAAAATGCAAGTCAACAAGGCCAGCACtttggaaaaaattttgaaattcttttatatctctatcaaTATAAAAAGTTTTACCCCTTTTCTTATCATTTGCGTTCAGGATATAATTAAAATCTTCCATTAATAATAAAAGCTGATTTAGAGACAGCACAGAGTGTATCTgagcccaaaatttttttctttctaaaccaCAAGTGCTAGCATACACAGCACCCAGGATCCAGGAGGGATGGCTTGGCCGAGAGATAACTCCGAAAGCAACTTGTCGATTAATATGAATGAAAGAGATATGTCCAATGTTCTTTTTCCAAGAGACAATAATACCTCCCGATTGTCCAGTGGCAGGTATCATGTAAATGTCCCATAAAGGACTCAAAAATCTGTTGATACGACTTAGGCCATCAAGGAACAAACGAGTTTTCAAGAAACAACATATATCAGGATAGAATTGGCGAAGGATGGTCTTCATATAATTTATTAAGGGTCGCTTAATAGCTCCCCTACAATTTCAAGCTAAAATCTTCATTAAGATGGAGTTTGAGAGCACCCAACCCTCCTACTCGCATCTTCTTTTCCAGTTAATTGGCCAGCTTTAGCCTCAACTATAGAGGAAACTCCCTCAGATTGCTCTTGGTTCTTATGAGTTGAGATAGGTTGATCTAAAAAAGCATTTGCTCCCTCCAATTTCTTCTTAGGCTGCTAAAACAAGGTGTCCGTGGAAGGAGAGGTAATGTTAAGGTTATCAGGAGAGTTATTTTTACCAGAATTCTGACTTTTACCTTGCACATTATGTTCTACTTGTTGGACTTTTGATTGATTAGAAATAGGCTTCCAGACCTCCTTAAGAATCTTAATTACTTGACTTTGTTGTTTGGAAGCTAATACCAATTGTTTCTTCTGATGATCAAGGTATGGCAATTGTTTCTTTGGAACTGTGTCGAAGATCCACTTGTTTAATCTCAAGCCTTGCTAGGGTTAGGTTATTGATTTGGATGATGGTGATGATTTGTTGGGATGATCCATTTGATGTGATGTGATAGGATATTGCGATGGTAGAGCTGACACCGATGCACCCGATTCGATTGGGGCTGTCCCTCACCTTCTCGCTGTTTTACTACGAGATCTTGAACTCGTCGGACTGAGCATGCACTCTCATGAAGCAagtgatcttaatttttttttaaaattttgtaaatGGGATGCATTAATTAAACTAAATGTGAATAGATGTACCAGTgggaattgaaaaataaaatatttaaaaatttaactgAAAGATCGGTCAAAGAAGACAAAAGATCTTAGAACTTTTAATTTCTtgcattttgaattttttcttttagattattttttgacTTTCAATATACCTTTCATATATAGAAATTCGATTCATATTTTAGATCCACAATTTGCAATCAATGATACACATTTGGGAAAATAGCTTTGCACCTACAAGATACACGAGGTAGACAATTCAATAGTTGAGTAAATGACCTGTGTCCACGTTGTTCCCTCATTCTGTTGTAATTATTAGATATAAACATTTTGTGCATGATGTGATGAATAACAAATCTTGAGGGATGTTGTTCCTGGATTCTACTCCTTTAAAATGGCAGTGGGCTTATGTGATGTGATTTGATGGCGTGGATGTGACAAATGTGAATGCATGTGCTTACTTAAGGTGGGTAAGAATGCactaaattaaataaatgatGGGTGGCAAGATTGTCTTTTATCTGAGCTCATCAAGCTCATGTCTACATGTATACTTGATTTGGTAGAtgttaaaatatcaatttttgttataaaaattccccttttttaaatatttcacgtTTCATTTCTGACTTTCAGCGTATATGATATCATTGATttggtttttgtttttgtttctttgACTCTGTTGTATTTTGCTTAGAGGGCAATTTCcttctttaagaaatagagaaatttCTTTTTAACCACGGGATATCTGTTGTAGTTGTTGTGGTAAGCTTGAATGAAATTGGCACCTTATGTTCTTTGATAGGCTATAAGAGTCAATAATTCTATTGGGTTGGAAGCTAATAAGTTTCTTGGCAACTAACATTTTTGGTCTTACTCTTTTTATATTTAGGGGAATCTCCTTTATTTGCATTTGGGTTCGAATTTTGAAGATGTTTCACGTTTTATAGAAATTGATTTCTTTATTTAGTGCTTCAATTCAAATATTGGAGGACCCCTTATTTGTTTTTGATCTTTATTTCTTTCACAACTGCATTTATAGTTAGgatatttcctttttcttttgtggTTAATCGGAGGTACAATGCTACTCTTCTTATTGTGTTTATCCAATGCTAAATAACTCCAGCATGTCATCTGAATGCCTGAAAtaaacagtttgtttgaatttgtACTATAAAATTGGGCATATAGCATATGTTATAGCATTAGTCAAGTATCTGACATGGATACAATCTGATCTTCTGACAACCAGATGTCTTTCATGTTATTTGAATGCTGCTATTATTTGATTCAAGGGGGttactttctctctcctctctctctctctctctctctctctcttccaaaaCTCTTTATTAGGGTTATACTTAAATTTTGAAACATTtttgtgatagcccaaccaaatcaagcccacaaaagcccaaaaagaaaagaaaagaaaaaaaaaaacagagcaaaccgggaagaagactcccggtaggagtcttcttctccgacgaaacccatggaaattaggactcctaggacccctcggagtcctagggtgctctataagaagaccccttccccttgagaccgatcatcggcctcttctccctctccttccctctgattTTCCAGAAATAAAGTCGCGGTCACcattttgatttctcgccgtgatcgccgccgacgaggtctccggaggctgaggtgagtctccttcttctttccctctttcttctccttcctccccgtgcatttgtgcgcggctgccggcaacgaaagtcgccgattttcgatcggaaaAAACACCCTGTTTTTtagctcttttccttgaattttccggcgccggcaatcgggat contains the following coding sequences:
- the LOC105035800 gene encoding uncharacterized protein translates to MEAQIEQLEQRLSKIILFSKDEIKSASQRLNAALIGKFFGRGFPIDYVEKEMWICWNLQGEFHISAMSKGLMLFQCPSKEAKNQILAKGPWSLARQLLALEPWGPKFRSGRDTINQLRVWFHLPDLPLELWEECKILKIASQVGVPMFLSEWTLNSSRLGYAWVCVLLDALRPICPRVRIMIHDDVMWQQFSYEELSNIYYNCGHIGVTLMPATVHP